The proteins below come from a single Rosa rugosa chromosome 2, drRosRugo1.1, whole genome shotgun sequence genomic window:
- the LOC133734547 gene encoding uncharacterized protein LOC133734547 translates to MDSQFYNDYSLPSEFCGYPTPAVVTGCSPGMGGAMWGTSSREENLVPIFCDNNGTASFDIVSPESDISSCAIGAATTFPELLGFSEDAVAPVSFSEYSHLGLNGIAGLNQNFGGGDSYLQLYNKGNIMRDQFGDQECCTGFIPADSKPLGLAVQENWGFNQGNQVPTMEDQSTNMKVGRYSEEERKERIERYLKKRNQRNFNKTIKYACRKTLADRRVRVRGRFARNCSNEQLINEDLTHQEMATKKIDANCNNHVCNDISEQLYCSGGAVQIKYDEEDWLQEAMASLVYLPYVTAG, encoded by the exons ATGGATTCTCAATTCTATAATGACTATTCTCTCCCTTCTGAGTTTTGCGGCTACCCAACTCCGGCTGTGGTGACCGGTTGCAGTCCAGGTATGGGTGGAGCAATGTGGGGTACTAGTAGTCGTGAAGAAAACCTGGTACCGATATTCTGTGATAACAATGGTACTGCTAGTTTTGATATCGTGTCACCGGAGTCTGACATCTCTTCGTGTGCTATTGGGGCGGCAACAACGTTCCCGGAGCTACTTGGGTTTTCGGAAGACGCCGTGGCGCCTGTTTCATTTTCAGAGTATAGTCATCTGGGGTTGAATGGAATTGCAGGGCTGAATCAGAATTTTGGTGGTGGAGATTCTTACCTTCAGCTATATAATAAAGGTAATATTATGCGTGATCAGTTTGGGGATCAAGAATGCTGTACTGGATTCATACCTGCTGATTCTAAGCCTCTTGGCCTTGCTGTTCAAGAAAATTGG GGATTCAATCAAGGAAACCAGGTGCCTACAATGGAAGATCAGTCGACAAATATGAAGGTGGGACGGTATtcagaagaagagaggaaagaAAGGATTGAGAGGTATTTGAAGAAAAGAAACCAAAGGAACTTTAACAAAACCATTAAG TATGCTTGTCGCAAAACCCTAGCTGATAGAAGAGTCCGAGTTCGTGGGAGATTTGCAAGGAACTGCAGTAATGAACAGCTAATTAATGAAGATCTAACTCATCAAGAAATGGCAACAAAAAAGATTGATGCCAATTGCAACAATCATGTTTGCAATGACATATCTGAACAACTGTATTGTAGCGGCGGTGCCGTCCAG ATCAAATATGACGAGGAGGACTGGCTGCAAGAAGCTATGGCAAGTCTAGTGTACTTACCTTATGTCACCGCTGGCTGA